DNA sequence from the Paenibacillus azoreducens genome:
TCGTCAATATTTTTTCATCTGTATATTTCTCGGCGTCTTGCAGAGCTTTATTTGACGGAAGAATCCGAAGGCTGGGTGGCTATGCCGAAGTGGTATATGGATGAGCTTAAACGCTATGAGCGGGAATGGAGAAAAGAAAGAATGTCCTGCAAAAATTGGCTCGGTGAAGACAAGCAGTACATTTTCCACGGAGGCCGAGGCATTATGTATTATCCAAGCACGCCAACCGGAACGTGGTCAAAATTCCTAGAAAAGAACGGGCTGCCGCATGTGAAGCTCCATGGCCTGCGACATACCGCTGGCATGCTGCTGCGGGAATCTGGTGCCGATCTCAAGACCATCCAGGAGCGATTGCGTCATACTAAGCTGGACACGACAGCAAACATCTATACACATAAATCCGAAGCCATTAGCCGAGCTGCAGCTGATCAGTTGGAGGAGTTGAATCCAAAATGGATCAAATTTGCCCCCTAGTTTGCCCCCGCAGGAGAAAATCGTCAACCGTTTGTCGAAAATCGACAAAAGAAAAAACCCTTGCGGCACAAGGGTTTCAAGGATTTTTCATAGCGAAGCGGGTGATGGGAATCGAACCCACGCTACCAGCTTGGAAGGCTGGAGTTCTACCATTGAACTACACCCGCATATATCCCCGTCAAGAAGACGGGATCATTAAATATCGGGATGACACGATTTGAACATGCGACCCCCTGGTCCCAAACCAGGTGCTCTACCAAGCTGAGCTACATCCCGATATTAAATTAAATGGCGCGCCCTAAGAGATTCGAACTCCTGACCTTTTGATTCGTAGTCAAACGCTCTATCCAGCTGAGCTAAGGGCGCATCTATAATGGAGCGGACGACGGGAATCGAACCCGCGACCCTCGCCTTGGCAAGGCGATGCTCTACCGCTGAGCCACGTCCGCGAAGATGGTGCGCGTGGAGGGACTTGAACCCCCACGTCAAAGACGCTAGATCCTAAGTCTAGTGCGTCTGCCAATTCCGCCACACGCGCACATTACAGAAGGATCAATTCCTTCAGACTTCCTGGTGTGCTAACATGATTGGTTCATTTCATGCTCACCTTATCTTGTTAGCGACAAGAATTATCTTATCATACTTAGGCATCAGGAGTCAAGCATATTCAATAATTTTTTTAAAAAAAGTTCTTCCCTATCTCCCAGAGCGAATAAATCACACTATGTTAGGCTTTTAGCGCTGCTACCAGCAAGCGGTGTGGAGTTGAATGATAACGATCGGTCTCTCGACGTATCTTGCAATGAATTGGTTGAATTAAGCATTTGGAAATGACAAGCGGAAATAAGCAAGCGTTTCTTTATCATTTACGTAATAAGACACTAAAACTTGTAATACCAAAAAATCGCTTTTTCATTGGCTGTAGGAAAGTTTGAATATAGCATATTATCAACTGCACCGATTATAAAACTGTTTTTTACATAAAAACGGCAAGCTGAAACATTAACATCTTGTGTTTCAAGCATAAGACCAATAAATTTATTCTGCTTTGCCCAATCAACCGCTTTTTCCATCAATGCTGATCCAATACCTTTTTGTCTCCACTCTTTGGCAACAGCAATATCCTCAATAAGAGCATATCCATTCCAATTGGAGCAAATTCTAATTTGTCCTACGCAGTGATTTTCATCGTAATATAAAAAAACAGCCTTCCCATCTTCTTCAACATAACTTATGTCGATTTCATCATTTTCATATTGCTTGAAATACGGTTCAGAAAAGATCTCCTCTGTATATGTCCAATTGTCGTCTACATACCTAGGTATAATCCGCCCTATCACGATGAAACCCTCGTTTGGTTTGTTAAAATCATTCATATTGGAATGTGTCATTTTAACTATCATACAAATCTCCCTCTATTGTATTAGCGATGGTACCATCTAACGTTCTACCATTATCCGTATCCATATATCCATAAGTCGCACAAAGAACATTTGATTCGCTCAGATGACAGCAATCATGGCTTCTACACGTCCCTTCAAGCTCGAAAAGAAGCTTTCCTCTTCCTTTTGTTTAAAAGGTCTATTCAAACACTCTACAGGCTCGTATAAGGCTTCCTGATGGGTTTGTAAGGTTATACTTACCCTGGCTACATAAACCCTTTTACAAGCCTTAAAATTGCTTAGGGTCAGGTTTAGACATTGCTCCTGAGCAGGTCCTGCAATCTTTACACCTACACGCTGCGTACTATTTGCAACTCTGTAGGCGGTGGAATAATGAATAGTTCTCCCACCCATTATTAGTCATGATGTAAACATATGTAGTCCTTACGAGGTACCTTGATTTGTACTTTGACAAAAATCAGCCAAGCCAGCAATGACATAAAACCCCTGTAATCATTAATTCTATAAATGATTACAGGGGTAAAAAAAACAAAAACCATCTATTGTAAAATAGATAGCTTGAGATGTTAAAGAATAAAGAGTGAGCCATGAAGGACTCGAACCTTCGACACCCTGATTAAAAGTCAGGTGCTCTACCAACTGAGCTAATGGCTCAAATATTCACCAGGTTCCCCGAAGAGCATTCGGATTTCCTTACGAAGCATTTGCTTCACTTTTTGAGGTGAAAAATGGCTGGGGATATAGGATTCGAACCTATGCATGACGGAGTCAAAGTCCGTTGCCTTACCGCTTGGCTAATCCCCAATATATTAGTTTTAGCTTGTCCATTGCAAGGACAAATGATTCAAAATAATGGTGGAGGCTGAGGGGATCGAACCCCCGACCCTCTGCTTGTAAGGCAGATGCTCTCCCAGCTGAGCTAAGCCTCCGTATAACTTATGTATAATAAGCAAATTAAAATGGTGACCCGTAGGGGATACTCTCACTTCGTTCGAGACTGCGATGCAGTGCTATCGAAGTCGATGCTTCGACGAACCCTTTTGGGTTCTCATCCCTATCGAAGCTAAATTAAAATGGTGACCCGTAGGGGATTCGAACCCCTGTTACCTCCGTGAAAGGGAGGTGTCTTAACCCCTTGACCAACGGGCCCTATAAAAAGAAAATGGAGCTCTCAACCGGGATCGAACCGGTGACCTCATCCTTACCATGGATGCACTCTACCTACTGAGCTATGAGAGCAAATGGCTCCCCGAACAGGACTCGAACCTGTGACAACTCGATTAACAGTCGAGTGCTCTACCAACTGAGCTATCAGGGAATAATGCTTGGCGGCGTCCTACTCTCCCAGGACCCTTCGGTCCAAGTACCATCGGCGCTGGAGGGCTTAACGGTCGTGTTCGGGATGGGTACGCGTGGAACCCCTCCGCCATCGCCACCAAACGATTCAAGTGTTTGATCACCTGAAAACTAGATACGAAACGTTTTGCGTTTTAATTCTCCGTAGCATTTCCCGGTTTTAAATCCCGGGTCCCTCAAAAAGTAATCGGAATCATCCGCGAAGCATACGCTTCACTTTTTGGGGTAATTTAGGATAAGCCCTCGACCGATTAGTATTGGTCAGCTCCATGCATTGCTGCACTTCCACCTCCAACCTATCTACCTCGTCGTCTTCAAGGGGTCTTACTAGTTGGGAAATCTCATCTTGAGGGGGGCTTCACGCTTAGATGCTTTCAGCGCTTATCCCTTCCGTACGTAGCTACCCAGCCATGCTCCTGGCGGAACAACTGGTGCACCAGCGGTACGTCCATCCCGGTCCTCTCGTACTAAGGACAGCTCCTCTCAAATTTCCTACGCCCACGACAGATAGGGACCGAACTGTCTCACGACGTTCTGAACCCAGCTCGCGTACCGCTTTAATGGGCGAACAGCCCAACCCTTGGGACCTACTTCAGCCCCAGGATGCGATGAGCCGACATCGAGGTGCCAAACCTCCCCGTCGATGTGGACTCTTGGGGGAGATAAGCCTGTTATCCCCAGGGTAGCTTTTATCCGTTGAGCGATGGCCCTTCCATGCGGTACCACCGGATCACTAAGCCCGACTTTCGTCCCTGCTCGACTTGTAGGTCTCGCAGTCAAGCTCCCTTCTGCCTTTGCACTCTTCGAATGATTTCCAACCATTCTGAGGGAACCTTGGGGCGCCTCCGTTACTCTTTAGGAGGCGACCGCCCCAGTCAAACTGCCCACCTGACACTGTCCCCGCACCGGATTACGGTACCAGGTTAGAACCTAGATACGATCAGGGTGGTATCCCAACGGCGCCTCCACCTAAGCTGGCGCTCAGGCTTCTTAGGCTCCCACCTATCCTGTACAGATCGTACCCAAATCCAATATCAAGCTGCAGTAAAGCTCCATGGGGTCTTTCCGTCTTGTCGCGGGTAACCTGCATCTTCACAGGTATTAAAATTTCACCGGATCTCTCGTTGAGACAGCGCCCAAGTCGTTACGCCATTCGTGCGGGTCAGAATTTACCTGACAAGGAATTTCGCTACCTTAGGACCGTTATAGTTACGGCCGCCGTTTACTGGGGCTTCGGTTCACAGCTTCGGATTGCTCCTAACCGCTCCCCTTAACCTTCCAGCACCGGGCAGGCGTCAGCCCGTATACTTCGCCTTACGGCTTCGCACAGACCTGTGTTTTTGCTAAACAGTCGCTTGGGCCTTTTCACTGCGGCCCCCTCGTGCTATTCACACTACCGGGGCACCCCTTCTCCCGAAGTTACGGGGTCATTTTGCCGAGTTCCTTAACGAGAGTTCTTCCGCGCGCCTTAGAATTCTCTTCTCGCCTACCTGTGTCGGTTTGCGGTACGGGCACCTTCACCTGGCTAGAGGCTTTTCTTGGCAGTGTGAGATCATGACCTTCGGTACTGTAATTTTCCCTCCCCGTCACAGCCCAGCCTTATCGATGTGCGGATTTGCCTACACATCAGCCTCACTGCTTGGACGAGCATCCATCAGCTCGCGTCACTACCCTCCTGCGTCACCCCATCGCTCGTAGCGGTTTACGGTGGTACAGGAATTTCAACCTGTTGTCCTTCGACTACGCCTTTCGGCCTCGCCTTAGGTCCCGACTTACCCTGAGCGGACGAGCCTTCCTCAGGAAACCTTGGGCTTTCGGCGGATCAGATTCTCACTGATCTTTTCGTTACTCATACCGGCATTCTCACTTGTATACGCTCCAGCGCTCCTTACGGTACACCTTCAACGCTGTATACAACGCTCCCCTACCCCTGATACTTGCGTATCAAGCCATAGCTTCGGTGGTGTGTTTAGCCCCGTTACATTTTCGGCGCAGAGTCACTCGACCAGTGAGCTATTACGCACTCTTTAAATGGTGGCTGCTTCTAAGCCAACATCCTGGTTGTCTGTGCAACTCCACATCCTTTCCCACTTAACACACACTTGGGGACCTTAGCTGATGGTCTGGGCTGTTTCCCTTTTGACAATGGATCTTAGCACTCACTGTCTGACTCCCGGAACTAAGTCTATGGCATTCGGAGTTTGACTGAGCTTGGTAACCCTTGCGGGCCCCGCACCCAATCAGTGCTCTACCTCCACGACTCTTCTTTCCGAGGCTAGCCCTAAAGCTATTTCGGGGAGAACCAGCTATCTCCGAGTTCGATTGGAATTTCTCCGCTACCCCCACCTCATCCCCGAATTTTTCAACATTCGTGGGTTCGGGCCTCCAGTGCGTGTTACCGCACCTTCACCCTGGACAGGGGTAGATCACACGGTTTCGGGTCTACGTCCACGTACTATATCGCCCTATTCAGACTCGCTTTCGCTGCGGCTACGGCTTCTCACCTTAACCTTGCACGGGAACGTAACTCGCCGGTTCATTCTACAAAAGGCACGCCATCACCCATAGATCGGGCTCTGACTTCTTGTAAGCACACGGTTTCAGGTTCTATTTCACTCCCCTTCCGGGGTGCTTTTCACCTTTCCCTCACGGTACTGTTTCACTATCGGTCGCTAGGGAGTATTTAGCCTTACCAGATGGTCCTGGCAGATTCATACGGGGTTTCACGTGCCCCGCACTACTCGGGATCCGTCTCGGAGGGAACTGACTTTCGGCTACAGGGCTTTTACCTTCTATGCCGGGCCTTTCCAGACCTCTTCGCCTAACCAATTCCTTTGTAACTCCATGTGAGACGTCCCACAACCCCGGCCAGCAAGCTGACCGGTTTAGGCTAATCCGCGTTCGCTCGCCGCTACTGACGGAATCACTATTGTTTTCTCTTCCTCAGGGTACTTAGATGTTTCAGTTCCCCTGGTATGCCTCTTCACACCCTATGTATTCAGATGTGAGTGACTGGCTATTACACCAGCCGGGTTTCCCCATTCGGACATCCCCGGATCAAAGCTTGCTTACAGCTCCCCGAGGCAGTATCGTTGTTCGCCACGTCCTTCATCGGCTCCTAGCGCCTAGGCATCCTCCGTGTGCTCTTAGTAGCTTAACCATGTTCGCTCCGGTTTTGCGCTCATCGCTCTGTTGTTCGCTTGTTTCTCGATTGAATTAAATCAAGGTGGAAACAAGCTCGCAAAGGATCGCTGATCTCAAAACCTTCGCTGCTACTTTTTTTTACTTGGTCTTACAATGAAGACACAAGCAGCTAAAAGGATATTTCTAAAACGCAAATTCGTTTCGTTATCTAGTTTTCAAGGATCAAATGTAAATCATCATTGGTGGAGCCAAGCGGGATCGAACCGCTGACCTCCTGCTTGCAAGGCAGGCGCTCTCCCAGCTGAGCTATGGCCCCATATTTTGCCCCAAAAAGTAACGACAAGCTACGAAGTTTATCCCGATTACTTTCCGGAGACCCCGTATAAAGCAAGAAGTTTAGTTATGGGATTTATATGGTGGGCCCTAGTGGACTCGAACCACCGACCTCACCCTTATCAGGGGTGCGCTCTAACCAACTGAGCTAAGGGCCCATATTATTTTCTTGTGTACGCTCTTATGGTAACCCATAAGGGCATGCGCTTGGCAACGTCCTACTCTCCCAGGACCCTTCGGTCCAAGTACCATCGGCGCTGGAGGGCTTAACGGTCGTGTTCGGGATGGGTACGCGTGGAACCCCTCCGCCATCGCCACCAAACGCATTTTGAAAGAGGTTTGCTCTCTCAAAACTGAGCAACGAGTGAGATCGTTTTGCCTTACGGCATATTTGAATGTCTTCCTCAGAAGACGATTCTCCATAGAAAGGAGGTGATCCAGCCGCACCTTCCGATACGGCTACCTTGTTACGACTTCACCCCAATCATCTACCCCACCTTCGGCGGCTGGCTCCTTGCGGTTACCTCACCGACTTCGGGTGTTGTAAACTCTCGTGGTGTGACGGGCGGTGTGTACAAGACCCGGGAACGTATTCACCGCGGCATGCTGATCCGCGATTACTAGCAATTCCGACTTCATGCAGGCGAGTTGCAGCCTGCAATCCGAACTGAGACCAGCTTTGATAGGATTGGCTCCATCTCGCGACTTCGCTTCCCGTTGTACTGGCCATTGTAGTACGTGTGTAGCCCAGGTCATAAGGGGCATGATGATTTGACGTCATCCCCGCCTTCCTCCGGTTTGTCACCGGCAGTCATTCTAGAGTGCCCACCTTAAAGTGCTGGCAACTAAAATCAAGGGTTGCGCTCGTTGCGGGACTTAACCCAACATCTCACGACACGAGCTGACGACAACCATGCACCACCTGTCTCCTCTGTCCCGAAGGAAAGGTCTATCTCTAGACCGGTCAGAGGGATGTCAAGACCTGGTAAGGTTCTTCGCGTTGCTTCGAATTAAACCACATACTCCACTGCTTGTGCGGGTCCCCGTCAATTCCTTTGAGTTTCAGTCTTGCGACCGTACTCCCCAGGCGGAATGCTTAATGTGTTAACTTCGGCACCAAGGGTATCGAAACCCCTAACACCTAGCATTCATCGTTTACGGCGTGGACTACCAGGGTATCTAATCCTGTTTGCTCCCCACGCTTTCGCGCCTCAGCGTCAGTTACAGCCCAGAGAGTCGCCTTCGCCACTGGTGTTCCTCCACATCTCTACGCATTTCACCGCTACACGTGGAATTCCACTCTCCTCTTCTGCACTCAAGTCACCCAGTTTCCAGTGCGAACCAAGGTTGAGCCTTGGCCTTAAACACCAGACTTAAGCGACCGCCTGCGCGCGCTTTACGCCCAATAATTCCGGACAACGCTTGCCCCCTACGTATTACCGCGGCTGCTGGCACGTAGTTAGCCGGGGCTTTCTTCTCAGGTACCGTCACTCCGTTAGCAGTTACTCTAACGGTCGTTCTTCCCTGGCAACAGAGCTTTACGATCCGAAAACCTTCATCACTCACGCGGCGTTGCTCCGTCAGGCTTTCGCCCATTGCGGAAGATTCCCTACTGCTGCCTCCCGTAGGAGTCTGGGCCGTGTCTCAGTCCCAGTGTGGCCGTTCACCCTCTCAGGTCGGCTACGCATCGTCGCCTTGGTGAGCCGTTACCTCACCAACTAGCTAATGCGCCGCAGGCCCATCTGCAAGTGACAGATTGCTCCGTCTTTCATTACCGCTTCATGCAAAGCGATAAATTATCCGGTATTAGCTAACGTTTCCGCTAGTTATCCCAGTCTTGCAGGCAGGTTGCCTACGTGTTACTCACCCGTCCGCCGCTAACCATCAGAGGAGCAAGCTCCTCATCAAGTCCGCTCGACTTGCATGTATTAGGCACGCCGCCAGCGTTCGTCCTGAGCCAGGATCAAACTCTCCAAGAAAGTTTGTGACTCATTTTGAATCTGACGAGAAATTAATTCTCATTTGCTCGATCATCGATCCAGACAGTTGTCACGAACCCGATAATCTTGCGTTTTGGTTTCGTTACCGAAACCTTTATCTCACTCGTTGTTCAGTTTTCAAAGATCAAAATCTTTCGTTTTTTTCACCGCCGCATCTCAGCGGCGACTTTTATAATATATCATATTGCTCGATGCTTTGCAAGACTTTTTTTAAAAGTTTTTTCGGAGTTTTTCAACTCTTCAACATCTCACAGCTATCAGTTTCATAGAACCAAAACCGAAGCGAAAACTAATTTATCACAGAATATAGATGTCCGTCAAGCATTTAATGTTTGAATTGAGACAACTTACTGTTTCGTGCATATTTGGATAGTTCTTTTTGGGGTGCAAATCTCGCATACATACGGAATACGGTTTTATATCTTTTGGCAATCGCGTTTTTGACATCCTGATCCAATCGCTGATCACTCAAATCAAACAGCATTTCATCGAGTTCTTTGCGAAGCACATAATCCAATTCCTTGCATTCCTTATCATTAAAAAGCATACCCAGCATAATTGCCCGGCCTCCTTGTTTTTTCACAACATGTATTTTGGAATGTTCTCGATTCTACTGCCTTACTGTTATGCACAGTTTTTGGGAAAATTATGAATGTGATTTTTGATAAGTCCTTCCTGCAGATATTCATCCCTTCATTAAGGTAAAAGTTACTGTGCTTTCAATAATGGCAGCCACGAATAATAATATTACAATCCAGACCGAAGCGGTCACGGCTTTTCGAAACGCCTCCCTCCATCTCGCCCGCAATTCCCCCTTCCCGCTCCCGCCAAAACTGGAAAGAACCAAGAGTCCCATCTGAATGCCAAACGCGCTGGCGATAATTATAGCCGGTATCTCGATGATTCCATGAGGCAGCAATCCTTTGACAACCAGATCAAACAAACTTTCCCCATGATTGATCGAAGTATGTACAAGCAGTCCTACGACCATTCCATTCACCAACAGAAACAGCACCGGCAGAACCCCGATAAAAAGCCCCAAAAAAATCATGAGCACTGCTTTGATGCTGTTATTAAAGAAAATAAACACAAAAAAACTCCATTTCGGATGGGATGACAGGCTTAATTGATTACTGATTTCGCGTATACCGTTCATTTGCTGGTTGATCAATTCTGAAAGCGCACCGGTGCTGTACCATCC
Encoded proteins:
- a CDS encoding tyrosine-type recombinase/integrase, which codes for MTEESEGWVAMPKWYMDELKRYEREWRKERMSCKNWLGEDKQYIFHGGRGIMYYPSTPTGTWSKFLEKNGLPHVKLHGLRHTAGMLLRESGADLKTIQERLRHTKLDTTANIYTHKSEAISRAAADQLEELNPKWIKFAP
- a CDS encoding GNAT family N-acetyltransferase; its protein translation is MIVKMTHSNMNDFNKPNEGFIVIGRIIPRYVDDNWTYTEEIFSEPYFKQYENDEIDISYVEEDGKAVFLYYDENHCVGQIRICSNWNGYALIEDIAVAKEWRQKGIGSALMEKAVDWAKQNKFIGLMLETQDVNVSACRFYVKNSFIIGAVDNMLYSNFPTANEKAIFWYYKF
- a CDS encoding stage II sporulation protein M yields the protein MFYPSTFLRDLGSIRKTLAFVTFLFILGIAVGWYSTGALSELINQQMNGIREISNQLSLSSHPKWSFFVFIFFNNSIKAVLMIFLGLFIGVLPVLFLLVNGMVVGLLVHTSINHGESLFDLVVKGLLPHGIIEIPAIIIASAFGIQMGLLVLSSFGGSGKGELRARWREAFRKAVTASVWIVILLFVAAIIESTVTFTLMKG